The Sinorhizobium fredii USDA 257 region CAAGCGCGCGAGCGGGCATCCGATCTTTACAATGACGCGTCGAACACGGCCGCGCGCGCAGCGAAGCAACTAGGCACGCAGGTCCAAGCGGTATCAGAGGTCGCTCGAAAGAACCCGGGCGCCACAGCGACTGTGCTTGGCGGGGTCGGCATTGTCAGTTTTCTGCTGGGCGTGGCTGTCGGGCTGACTTTGGCGGATACGCGCCGCCGTTGGTATTGATTCACACTGTTCAAAACTAGGACCGGATAGTCCCAGTTTCTTCCACTTACAAGAAGGCAAGATTGCTCTCCTCATGCAGCAAAACAATACCTTGTACCTGATCATTGGCGGCTTCGTTGTCGCCGTCATAGTCCTGGGCGTCTACCTCTATCGCGAGGAAACGAAGCCGGCCGGCGTTGAACTCCGGCTCGACCAGAATGGCGTTTCGGTCCAGGAAAACTGAGTGCTGAGCGGATCTGTCAAGCTCCGGGATCGACCGGGAGCGGAGGCCGTCAACCCCATCAGGTCAGCTTCAGGGACATCTGTTGAGCGCCCCGATTTCTGCCGATGCGATCGAAGATTTCGTTCGTCAATCATCAATGGAAACTCAATAGACGACGCTCCGCCGCTTTACGCAGAGCGTCGGCTAAACGACCGTTGAGGAGTTGGAGATCGCGGTAATCAACTGCGCTATGGCGAACGGCTTCTCAAGCACGATACTGTTTGGAACGCCCTTCGACGGCCAGTCAACCGCGCCGTGTCCACTGATGTAGACGACAGCTACCTCCGGGTCGATCTCCCGGGCAGTGCGCGCTACCTCCCAACCGTCGACGGCCCTATCCGAGAGCATGATGTCAGTGACCACACCCTTGGCTGCGCCTTCTGCGCTCCTGAGGTACTCCATGGCCTCGTTCCGCTGGAGAAGGCGATGACATTGAAGCCTGCCTCGGTCAGCGCTTCTTCAAAGTCGAAGAGTAACAGCCCTTCGTCTTCCACAAGCATAATCGTAACCGGTTCCATGGCCTTCGACCGTTGCAAGCCCATCCCAATGGCGGGAAACGCAGGCGAAGAGCAACCGTTCCAATGCAACTGAGTCTCCTTTGGACGTTCAATAGGTGACCGTCAACCGCGTCGCTGTAAGTGCCGGCCGGCGAAGTCGCCACCTCGTTTCGTGTCCATGTCCATCCGACCCCTTTGGTGTCTCTTATGTCGGCGTCGTCACCGGGACAAGTAGACGATCGATCACCACGTCGCTGCGTTCGTGAGCTTGATTGTGTCAAGGAGAACGAACTCACGTCAGCGGTATCATGCGTAGCTCAAAATGGAACAAAACCGGGTGCCAAACGTTGTCCAAGGTTGGAGTACAATCACGAGAAAAGCACCGTTCTAGGTACTCCTAGGAGACGTCTATGGATATTACCACGCTTCTCATCATAGTTCTGATAGTTATTCTGCTAGGCGGCGGCTTCTACGGACGAGGACGCTGGTATTAAAACCACGCCAGGATACTTTACTTGTCCACGGAGAAATTTTGGGATTCCGTCAAGCTGCGGTACCACACTGTAGTACAAAACAGCGCTGCAACGGGTCGCCCCATTAATTGAGGTCCACTTTATCCTGCGTCTTGGACGCGAGAGAAGAGTTCAAGAGATATCAGATTTGCTCAGTGGGGTGCCTGCGTTCCTCGACTTCAGCGGTGGTCCACTCAAGGAACAGGCTGTAGGCGACCGCCAACAGCGTTGGCCCAAGGAATACCCCGATGAAGCCAAAGGCGACGACGCCACCAAGGAACCCGAAAAGGCCGAGCAACACGGGCAGGCTGTTGGTCTTGCCGAGGACGTAGGGTCTGAGGACGTTGTCGATGCTGCTGACGAGAAGCAGACCCCATGCTGCGACGAACAGGCCCCACCAAACGGCTCCCTGGACAAAAAACCATAGCGCCACCGCGCCCCACACAAGCGGGGGGCCTATCGCCACGAACGACAGGACAAACGTAAGGAAACCAAGCAATAGCGCCTGAGGCACACCGGCGATCCAGAAACCAATGCCGGCCAGGACGGCCTGGGCGAGGGCCGTGCCGATCAAACCGTAAATGACGCCTTTGACGGTCCCGCCGACGACCGTGAGCAGTTTTCGAGACCGGAGGCCGGCGAACCTTTCGCCAACTTCGCGCACGTAGGCTGCAATCCGCCGACCGTGAAGGAAGAAGAAAAAGGCGATGAATACGCTCATCCCGAGTTCTAAGAGCCCGGCGCCGAGTACCGCTCCGCTGGCTACTGCCAAGTTTGTGGCGGGGCCGATCAGCTTCTTGAGCTCAATGATGAACGCGGGCGCATTGTGGGCCAAGCTCTCCCAATAGGCAGCCACGTTTTCGCCAATGACCGGCAGTCCTGCGACCCAAAGCGGTGGCGCCGGGGGCCCCTGCTCGAGAATCTGGTTCACCGCCGTGAGCAGGTTGCTTACGCTGTCGGTCAATGACGGCACCATCACGGCGAACGGTGCGACGAGAACGAGGGCAACCAGCAACGTCATCACGGCGGCCGCCAGGCTTTTATTGCCACCGACTGCCCGCTCGCACCTCTGGTAGACCGGCCATGTTGAGAAACATATGACCGCCGCCCACAGGATGGCTGAGAGGAAAGGCTGGAGGACGAGAGCGCAACCGAGCGCAAGTAGAAGAAGGGCGCCGACCCCGAGAATTTGTTCGATTGGCTTACCAAGGAATATCATGACCAATCAGTCTTGCTGCGGCCTAGCCTCTGCCCGCGCATAGTCCATACTCGGGATGGCCGTCTCCAGTTCACTCAGTCGGTAGCTTAAAACTAAGCAACAACGAAGCCGCCGACAAGGTGTTCAAACGAATGAGGCTCCGCATTGCGGCACCTCGGGCCTACGCGCGGGAGTTGGCGGTGCATTGCGACAAATTTGCTGCCACGCACCGGTTGTTTCTGCCCGACGTTCAATTGGATCCCGAATGCTGCAGGGGCGACGCACCGTCATCGGAAGCACAGCGACGCCAGCCGATCAGCTAGTACTCCAGCCATTCATGACTGATACAGACAAGCGACATGTCCACGTTGCTAGAGAAGCGGGTCTTCTCCTGCAGAAATAGAAGCTCTGCTTGTGCTAGTCCCTGGCGGACAGCACTCTCAGCCAGCCGCAAAGCTTTCGCCCTATCCTCCTAGAGCTGGACGTGACTTGCGCGCGGCTGCGTCACGTCGGAGACTTTGCCTGTCTGCCCATGTCCCGTTGCTGGAAAGAAGAAATCTCATGCCTGTAGTCGCCTCGTTCATATACCGAGACGGAAAGCGCGCCGAAGAACTGCCGCTCTCCCCCATGCCGATTTCCTTCAAAGAGGGTGAATTCGCATGGATCGGCTTGCATGCGCCGACGGCCGAGGAGATGGCGGCCCTTCAAGAGGCCTTCGGGCTTCATCAGCTTGCCGTCGAGGATGCGCTCAATTCGCAGCAGATAGCAAAGGTGGACATTTACGGCGAACAGTTGTTCGTGGTCGCCAAAACCGCGCACCTCGAAGGCGACAAGATCCTCTACGGCGAGACGTCGCTGTTTGTCGGGCGGCACCATATCATCTCTGTCCGGCAGGGCTCTGCACGTGCGCATACGGAGCTTCGCTCGCAACTGGAGGCCTCTCCCCAATTGTTGCAGAGGGGGCCGGACTACGTGCTGCATGC contains the following coding sequences:
- a CDS encoding response regulator, yielding MEYLRSAEGAAKGVVTDIMLSDRAVDGWEVARTAREIDPEVAVVYISGHGAVDWPSKGVPNSIVLEKPFAIAQLITAISNSSTVV
- a CDS encoding AI-2E family transporter; protein product: MIFLGKPIEQILGVGALLLLALGCALVLQPFLSAILWAAVICFSTWPVYQRCERAVGGNKSLAAAVMTLLVALVLVAPFAVMVPSLTDSVSNLLTAVNQILEQGPPAPPLWVAGLPVIGENVAAYWESLAHNAPAFIIELKKLIGPATNLAVASGAVLGAGLLELGMSVFIAFFFFLHGRRIAAYVREVGERFAGLRSRKLLTVVGGTVKGVIYGLIGTALAQAVLAGIGFWIAGVPQALLLGFLTFVLSFVAIGPPLVWGAVALWFFVQGAVWWGLFVAAWGLLLVSSIDNVLRPYVLGKTNSLPVLLGLFGFLGGVVAFGFIGVFLGPTLLAVAYSLFLEWTTAEVEERRHPTEQI